The following proteins are co-located in the Aneurinibacillus sp. REN35 genome:
- a CDS encoding S8 family peptidase — MKRFVRYGAGGLAVLLAAYFLFAEPKRSAAPPKQASPPVVQQTQEKSKFYRINYISEVQEARKQLDSSGHVITIHHNSKQTSHYMKREVTVKFKTPPAPDNLKQTMTHINGWKKAGSGTLYIFKSHTMSTDELIAYFNKRQDVRFAEPNYLLLPNATPNDTLYPRYQWNMPAIDMEKAWDITKGKPDVIIAVIDTGVDLTHPEFQGKLVSGYNVLNDSNKAQDDNGHGTHVAGIIAAKTNNQQGIAGIAWNNKIMPVKGIGADGSGSSFDIARGIIWAADHGAKVINMSVGNYHPSNVLHDAIKYAFSKNVIMIAASGNDHTNQPSYPAAYPEVISVAAVDWKGKQAEFSNFGPHIDVSAPGVDIPSTYIQKDYASLSGTSMACPHVAGLAGLIRSLNSSLSNREVMKIIREATTDAGIKGWDQHYGYGIMDVPRALQLAGIKMQNAAQPTAPKQEPTPHKNGGLLEWLRQLFM; from the coding sequence ATGAAACGCTTTGTTCGATATGGCGCTGGCGGGCTGGCTGTGCTGTTGGCCGCATATTTTTTATTTGCCGAGCCGAAGCGCAGCGCAGCACCGCCCAAACAAGCATCTCCCCCTGTTGTGCAACAGACACAGGAGAAAAGTAAATTTTACCGGATTAACTATATTAGTGAAGTTCAGGAAGCACGCAAACAGCTTGATAGCAGCGGCCATGTTATTACGATTCACCATAACAGCAAACAGACGAGCCATTACATGAAACGGGAAGTTACCGTCAAATTCAAGACACCTCCTGCGCCTGATAATCTGAAGCAGACAATGACCCATATTAACGGTTGGAAAAAAGCAGGGTCCGGTACGCTTTATATTTTCAAATCACATACAATGTCTACCGATGAATTGATCGCATACTTTAATAAACGACAGGATGTCCGGTTTGCTGAGCCCAATTATTTGCTTCTGCCGAATGCAACGCCTAACGATACGCTCTATCCTCGCTATCAATGGAACATGCCTGCAATCGACATGGAAAAAGCCTGGGATATCACCAAAGGAAAACCCGATGTAATTATCGCCGTGATTGATACGGGCGTTGACTTAACCCATCCTGAATTTCAGGGAAAATTAGTGAGCGGCTATAATGTGCTAAACGACTCTAACAAGGCACAGGATGATAATGGACACGGCACGCATGTTGCCGGCATTATCGCAGCAAAAACCAACAACCAGCAAGGGATTGCTGGCATTGCCTGGAATAACAAGATTATGCCGGTTAAAGGCATTGGGGCAGACGGCAGCGGCTCTTCTTTTGATATTGCCCGCGGCATTATTTGGGCAGCCGATCATGGCGCCAAGGTCATCAACATGAGTGTTGGAAATTATCATCCCTCTAACGTACTTCATGATGCAATTAAGTACGCTTTCAGTAAAAATGTCATCATGATCGCTGCAAGCGGAAACGACCATACGAATCAGCCTAGCTATCCTGCCGCTTACCCTGAGGTAATCAGCGTAGCTGCAGTTGACTGGAAGGGAAAACAGGCCGAGTTCTCCAATTTCGGTCCTCATATTGATGTGTCAGCACCTGGAGTAGACATTCCAAGCACGTACATTCAAAAGGATTATGCTTCATTATCCGGTACCTCTATGGCTTGTCCTCATGTCGCCGGATTAGCCGGACTTATTCGTTCGCTAAATTCTTCATTAAGCAATAGAGAAGTAATGAAGATCATCCGAGAGGCTACAACCGATGCCGGCATCAAAGGCTGGGATCAGCATTACGGTTACGGCATTATGGACGTACCGCGCGCGCTGCAACTGGCAGGCATCAAAATGCAAAATGCCGCTCAGCCGACCGCACCCAAGCAAGAACCCACACCGCATAAAAACGGAGGTCTGCTTGAGTGGCTTCGACAACTATTTATGTAG
- the acsA gene encoding acetate--CoA ligase — protein sequence MTTKERPQDIMMLDDTANLTNYEEAARTMDWKEMEKNFSWYETGKVNIVFEAIDRHVENGNGDKVALYYTDGERDEQYTYEQLRQLSCQFANGLKEKGVQKGDRVFIFMPRSPELFIALLGIVRMGAIAGPLFEAFMEDAVRDRLLDSGSVAVVTTPSLLYRIPVNELPELRHVILVGAQEKTADNQVLYEELMASSDEYTIEWVERESGMLLHYTSGSTGKPKGVFQVHDAMIHQYVSGKWVYDLREGDIYWCTADPGWVTGTSAGMWAPWLNGVSVVLRGGRFKPADWYATLEKYKVNVWFSAPTAFRMLMGEGDELPKRFDLSSLRHILSAGEPLNPEVIRWGLDVLQHRIHDNWWMTETGSTICANYRSMPIRPGSMGKPLPGIKMAIVDDEGNELAPNTMGNLAIMPPWPAMMRKIWNNPAKYEEYFMTGWYVSGDSAYMDEDGYFWFEGRVDDVINTSGERVGPFEVESKLVEHPAVAEAGVIGVPDPVRGEIIKAFITLRAGYEESTELKEEIRVFVKERLAAHAAPRQIEFRDKLPKTRSGKIMRRVLKAWELGLPTGDLSTMED from the coding sequence ATGACTACGAAAGAACGACCGCAGGATATCATGATGCTTGACGACACCGCGAATCTTACGAACTATGAGGAAGCGGCACGTACCATGGATTGGAAAGAGATGGAGAAGAACTTTTCTTGGTACGAGACAGGCAAAGTGAACATTGTCTTTGAAGCGATTGACCGGCATGTGGAGAACGGCAATGGCGACAAAGTGGCATTATACTATACGGACGGAGAGCGGGACGAGCAGTACACATACGAACAACTGCGCCAGTTATCCTGCCAATTTGCTAACGGTTTAAAGGAGAAGGGTGTGCAAAAAGGCGATCGTGTCTTTATTTTCATGCCGCGCAGCCCTGAGTTGTTTATCGCTTTGCTTGGCATTGTGCGCATGGGCGCCATTGCAGGTCCGCTTTTCGAGGCGTTCATGGAGGATGCTGTTAGAGATCGTCTGCTTGATAGCGGCTCTGTGGCTGTGGTGACGACACCGTCCCTTCTTTACCGCATTCCGGTGAATGAACTCCCAGAATTAAGACATGTTATTCTTGTCGGTGCGCAGGAGAAGACGGCCGACAATCAAGTATTATATGAAGAGTTAATGGCATCGTCTGATGAATATACCATTGAATGGGTAGAGCGTGAATCAGGCATGCTGTTGCATTATACATCGGGTTCAACCGGTAAACCAAAAGGTGTTTTTCAAGTTCATGATGCCATGATTCATCAGTATGTATCAGGTAAATGGGTATACGATCTGCGAGAAGGCGATATCTATTGGTGTACCGCAGACCCCGGTTGGGTAACGGGAACATCGGCGGGCATGTGGGCTCCGTGGTTGAATGGAGTATCCGTTGTGCTGCGCGGTGGACGTTTTAAGCCGGCAGATTGGTATGCGACGCTTGAAAAATATAAGGTGAACGTATGGTTTAGTGCGCCGACGGCATTCCGGATGCTGATGGGAGAAGGCGATGAGCTGCCAAAGCGCTTCGATTTATCTTCGCTGCGTCATATTCTCTCTGCGGGAGAGCCGTTGAATCCAGAAGTCATCCGTTGGGGATTAGACGTATTACAGCACCGCATTCATGATAACTGGTGGATGACGGAGACAGGATCAACCATCTGTGCCAATTATCGTTCCATGCCGATTCGTCCTGGCTCTATGGGTAAGCCGCTGCCAGGCATTAAGATGGCGATTGTAGATGATGAAGGCAATGAGCTTGCGCCGAACACGATGGGGAATCTTGCTATTATGCCGCCGTGGCCGGCAATGATGCGTAAGATCTGGAACAATCCGGCAAAGTATGAGGAGTATTTTATGACCGGATGGTACGTATCTGGGGATTCTGCTTATATGGATGAGGATGGATACTTCTGGTTTGAAGGACGTGTAGATGATGTAATTAATACGTCCGGTGAACGGGTGGGTCCATTTGAAGTTGAGAGCAAGCTGGTAGAGCATCCAGCGGTAGCCGAGGCTGGTGTTATCGGTGTTCCCGATCCGGTACGTGGTGAGATTATCAAGGCATTCATTACATTGCGTGCGGGCTATGAAGAGAGCACAGAATTGAAGGAAGAGATTCGGGTATTTGTGAAGGAGCGCTTGGCTGCACATGCTGCACCGCGACAAATAGAATTCCGTGATAAGCTTCCGAAGACGCGTTCCGGTAAGATCATGCGCCGTGTCTTAAAGGCTTGGGAACTCGGTCTGCCAACAGGTGATTTATCTACAATGGAAGACTAA
- a CDS encoding 3'-5' exonuclease yields the protein MMYPFPLSKYIKHITTNWYKEKPILDPELIQNVKEMTDSIRHRTYPDRHLRSMRFVVFDTETTGFHPFAGDEIISIGAVIIQNGQIHESEYFHEYIHPNKPIPPIVTEITGITNDDVKDSPPALPVLHKFLTFIHDSYLVAHCADFDMNFLNSRLKKLCRTKLYNPVIDTMTLAYHLLPTNASYGLDTLLDQHNIEIKERHTALGDALMTAQLFLMFIEELERRGVHTLHELESYIKSMHLLRQRTETGYASL from the coding sequence ATGATGTACCCTTTTCCCCTTAGTAAATACATCAAGCACATCACGACAAACTGGTATAAAGAGAAGCCCATTCTTGACCCTGAATTGATCCAAAATGTGAAGGAAATGACTGACAGCATCCGGCATCGTACGTATCCGGATCGCCATCTGCGCTCCATGCGCTTTGTTGTATTCGATACAGAAACAACTGGATTTCACCCATTTGCTGGAGACGAGATTATCTCGATAGGAGCAGTCATCATTCAAAACGGACAAATTCATGAAAGTGAATATTTTCACGAATACATTCATCCGAATAAGCCTATTCCACCTATCGTTACAGAGATTACCGGAATTACGAATGATGATGTAAAAGACTCTCCCCCAGCGCTGCCGGTACTCCACAAATTCCTTACCTTTATTCATGACAGCTACTTGGTGGCGCATTGCGCTGACTTTGATATGAACTTTTTGAACAGCCGCCTCAAAAAACTATGCAGAACCAAGCTGTATAACCCTGTTATCGACACGATGACCCTGGCTTATCATCTGCTTCCAACCAACGCATCATATGGACTAGATACGCTGCTTGATCAGCACAACATCGAGATAAAAGAACGGCATACTGCGCTTGGCGACGCACTGATGACTGCCCAATTATTTCTTATGTTTATTGAAGAACTCGAACGTCGTGGGGTACATACGCTCCATGAATTGGAAAGCTATATAAAATCCATGCATCTGCTGCGTCAACGAACCGAGACCGGATACGCTTCCTTGTAA
- the thiD gene encoding bifunctional hydroxymethylpyrimidine kinase/phosphomethylpyrimidine kinase — MSIYKALTVAGSDSGGGAGIQADLKTFQELGVYGMSVLTALTAQNTRGVHGVHPIPPAFIAQQMDAVLSDIGTDAVKTGMIFDSEIIQMVADKLKEYNVPNYVLDPVMIAKGGAPLLLEEAVQAVKEYLLPIATVVTPNLPEAEVLTGLREITTKEQMKEAARMLHGWGAQHVVVKGGHGTGEIVTDILYDGHEFIELEAERFYTEHTHGTGCTFAAAITAGLAAKKPVREAVEQAKQFITAAISNPLGIGHGHGPTNHWAYRTKGK; from the coding sequence ATGAGCATATATAAAGCATTAACAGTAGCAGGGTCTGATAGCGGAGGCGGAGCAGGGATTCAAGCCGACTTGAAGACATTTCAGGAGCTTGGCGTATATGGTATGTCTGTTCTCACCGCGCTTACAGCGCAGAATACAAGAGGCGTACACGGGGTGCATCCGATTCCACCGGCATTTATTGCCCAGCAAATGGATGCAGTATTATCAGATATCGGCACAGATGCAGTAAAAACCGGAATGATATTCGATAGTGAGATTATTCAGATGGTAGCCGATAAGCTAAAAGAATACAACGTGCCTAATTATGTGCTTGATCCAGTAATGATCGCTAAAGGCGGTGCTCCGCTTCTCCTAGAAGAGGCAGTACAGGCGGTAAAAGAATATTTGCTGCCTATCGCAACCGTCGTAACACCAAATCTTCCAGAAGCAGAGGTGCTTACCGGTCTGCGTGAGATTACAACCAAGGAGCAGATGAAAGAGGCTGCACGCATGCTTCATGGATGGGGTGCGCAGCATGTAGTTGTGAAGGGAGGACATGGGACGGGAGAGATCGTTACAGATATTCTGTATGATGGCCACGAATTTATAGAGCTAGAAGCGGAGCGTTTTTATACGGAGCATACGCATGGTACCGGCTGTACTTTTGCCGCTGCAATTACAGCAGGACTTGCGGCAAAGAAGCCGGTACGAGAAGCGGTGGAACAAGCCAAACAATTTATTACTGCAGCGATCAGTAATCCATTGGGGATTGGACATGGGCATGGTCCAACCAATCACTGGGCATATCGGACAAAGGGAAAATAA
- a CDS encoding helix-turn-helix transcriptional regulator, translating into MENNKEKTQSYSTPKNLLTPCVLLLLQRVSNYGYQIIQDLVEFGFTSVDPGYVYRILRQLENEKLVQSHWEISTGGPPKRMYSITEAGIEHLGIWSCELERYQYTLDRFFAMYERILFHSIDKKR; encoded by the coding sequence ATGGAGAATAATAAAGAGAAGACCCAGTCTTACAGCACACCCAAAAATCTGCTTACTCCGTGTGTGCTGCTTCTCCTTCAACGAGTAAGCAACTACGGCTATCAAATTATTCAAGACCTAGTAGAGTTCGGATTTACATCTGTTGATCCTGGTTATGTATACCGTATTCTTCGTCAGCTAGAGAATGAAAAGCTTGTGCAGTCACATTGGGAAATATCTACAGGCGGCCCTCCAAAGCGCATGTATTCTATTACAGAAGCAGGAATTGAACATCTGGGCATATGGTCATGTGAATTAGAACGCTATCAATATACGTTAGATCGTTTTTTTGCAATGTATGAACGAATATTGTTTCATTCCATCGATAAAAAAAGATAA
- a CDS encoding methyl-accepting chemotaxis protein, producing MFRKLNDVSIKLKLTGTILLITLLPLMTAGFLSYNSAYNSVYDMTVQDLKYITKIKAEEINSILNDKQTNAIASERVKAMVDDVETNYYKANGLSGYAYIIDDKGTVLYHPDSKMINTSLAGESFAKDILNQKTGYITYPWKGEEKVASFVQLSNGWELVIGSYLKDMMKPLLFIRMQIFIISLVSSLFAIVIGYMIVNFLTKPMKELVVAMEKAEAGDITVQVTPGSKDEVGQLTHMFNEMIREFRNMLRQVNEVSQQVAASSEQLTASANESTRASEQISEASQEIASGSEGQMESVRLTTEALHRMGGNIKDIADKIHTVKKDSSIVVTYAQEGENSLKKVGFEMNDISQKVSDTETQIRELGNRSEAIKGIIGTIRQISEQTNLLALNAAIEAARAGEQGKSFAVVAQEIRKLAEQSGKSASEIATLISDIHTKIGTAVASMGESSQAVSEGRSVVGEAGQAFSTILKAIADLNQQIELVTASSETISQGTEDIVRQGDEISRLASTAAADTQEVAAASQEQTATMEEINAASEMLAKMAEELQTHVSRFKIS from the coding sequence TTGTTTCGTAAATTGAATGATGTGTCTATTAAGCTAAAGCTTACAGGCACGATCTTGTTGATCACGCTGCTTCCGTTAATGACAGCGGGTTTTTTAAGCTACAATTCTGCTTATAATAGCGTGTATGATATGACAGTACAGGATTTGAAGTACATAACGAAAATTAAGGCCGAAGAAATTAATTCTATCCTTAATGATAAACAGACCAATGCAATAGCATCAGAGAGAGTCAAAGCGATGGTGGATGATGTAGAGACAAATTATTATAAAGCTAATGGATTGAGTGGATACGCTTACATTATTGATGATAAAGGAACGGTGCTTTATCATCCGGATTCGAAAATGATCAATACCAGTTTGGCGGGTGAATCGTTTGCTAAGGATATTTTAAATCAAAAAACAGGCTATATCACGTATCCATGGAAGGGAGAAGAAAAAGTCGCTTCTTTCGTCCAACTGTCGAATGGATGGGAGCTGGTTATCGGTAGTTATTTAAAAGATATGATGAAGCCGCTCCTGTTTATTCGTATGCAAATATTTATTATTAGTCTGGTTTCATCCCTGTTTGCCATTGTTATCGGTTATATGATTGTGAATTTCTTGACCAAGCCGATGAAGGAATTGGTAGTGGCGATGGAGAAGGCGGAGGCGGGAGATATCACCGTACAAGTAACTCCGGGATCAAAGGATGAGGTCGGACAACTTACCCACATGTTCAATGAAATGATTCGTGAATTCAGAAACATGCTGCGGCAGGTTAATGAGGTGTCACAGCAGGTGGCAGCGTCATCTGAGCAACTGACAGCTAGTGCCAACGAAAGCACGCGCGCTTCCGAACAGATTTCCGAAGCGTCGCAGGAAATTGCTTCAGGCTCAGAGGGACAGATGGAGAGCGTGCGTCTAACAACCGAAGCGCTGCATAGGATGGGTGGAAATATTAAAGATATTGCCGATAAAATTCATACGGTAAAGAAAGATTCCTCCATTGTGGTTACGTATGCCCAAGAGGGAGAAAATTCCCTGAAAAAAGTTGGATTTGAGATGAATGATATTTCGCAGAAAGTAAGCGATACAGAAACGCAGATTCGTGAATTAGGCAATCGCTCGGAAGCCATTAAAGGTATCATTGGCACCATCCGCCAGATTAGTGAGCAGACGAATCTATTGGCGCTTAATGCCGCCATTGAGGCTGCACGTGCCGGAGAGCAGGGTAAGAGCTTTGCTGTAGTAGCGCAGGAAATTCGCAAGCTGGCTGAACAATCAGGCAAGTCGGCCAGCGAGATTGCTACGCTGATCTCTGATATTCATACAAAAATCGGTACCGCGGTTGCTTCGATGGGAGAGAGCAGTCAAGCTGTATCAGAAGGACGTTCCGTTGTTGGGGAAGCGGGTCAAGCTTTCTCGACGATATTGAAGGCGATTGCAGATTTGAATCAACAGATTGAGCTGGTTACCGCATCTTCAGAAACCATTTCTCAAGGAACGGAGGATATTGTGCGTCAGGGTGACGAGATTTCACGTCTAGCTTCAACCGCTGCCGCTGACACACAGGAGGTAGCGGCTGCTTCACAAGAACAGACGGCTACTATGGAAGAGATTAATGCTGCATCCGAGATGCTAGCGAAGATGGCAGAGGAGCTGCAGACGCATGTTAGCCGGTTCAAAATTTCATAG
- a CDS encoding class I SAM-dependent methyltransferase, translating to MDYVDRNRASFDKLANQAGEKWRHRELTMQFIPGFQMLLGGNSVLDLGCGAGHDALRLKRYDLHVQGLDISEVMLAQAKQKVQDVEFIQGDFRHIPTGDELYDGVWANASLIYLTEEDLHKALDEVYRVLKPGGVFFSSYRIGEGDIVVDNIFNRLYKEEEIQRILRSHGFRIFDRTNTGGEEEPFVSLYAVKQ from the coding sequence ATGGATTACGTAGATCGCAATCGAGCTTCTTTCGATAAACTGGCAAACCAGGCGGGCGAGAAATGGCGTCATCGAGAGCTGACCATGCAGTTTATCCCAGGATTTCAGATGCTGCTTGGGGGCAACAGCGTGCTCGACCTTGGTTGCGGTGCCGGACACGATGCGCTGCGGTTGAAGCGATATGACTTGCATGTACAGGGTCTTGATATTAGCGAGGTTATGCTTGCACAGGCCAAGCAGAAGGTACAGGATGTAGAATTTATTCAAGGAGACTTCCGGCATATTCCGACCGGAGATGAATTGTATGATGGGGTATGGGCTAATGCTTCGCTCATTTACTTAACCGAAGAAGATCTGCATAAAGCGCTTGATGAAGTCTATCGCGTACTGAAACCAGGTGGGGTCTTCTTCTCCTCCTATCGAATTGGTGAAGGAGATATCGTGGTCGATAATATTTTTAATCGACTTTATAAGGAGGAAGAGATACAACGTATCCTGCGCTCGCACGGATTTCGAATTTTCGACCGTACCAATACAGGTGGAGAAGAAGAACCTTTTGTAAGCTTATATGCTGTTAAGCAATGA
- a CDS encoding acyl-CoA thioesterase, giving the protein MTDIVLPPDTNYHGTIFGGNVMAYIDKVASITAMRHCRRQVVTASSDSLDFLAPIRTGEAICLEGYVSWTHNTSMEIYVKVEAENLLTGDRRLTAQSYLTFVALDENDKPIAVPPVLPESEEERWNYKTAQDRYKIRSQRRALTKQRLQKGK; this is encoded by the coding sequence ATGACTGATATCGTTCTGCCGCCGGATACGAACTATCATGGAACCATCTTCGGCGGCAATGTTATGGCCTATATTGATAAAGTCGCAAGCATCACCGCAATGCGCCATTGCCGCAGACAAGTTGTGACAGCATCAAGCGATAGTCTAGATTTCCTTGCTCCAATCCGTACTGGGGAAGCCATCTGTCTAGAAGGCTATGTGTCATGGACACATAATACTTCCATGGAGATCTATGTAAAGGTTGAAGCGGAAAATCTTCTAACGGGAGACAGACGTTTGACCGCTCAATCCTATCTTACATTCGTAGCACTTGATGAGAATGACAAGCCGATTGCTGTACCGCCCGTTCTTCCTGAATCAGAAGAAGAACGCTGGAATTACAAAACGGCACAAGACCGGTATAAAATACGCAGCCAGCGTCGGGCGCTTACGAAACAACGGCTGCAAAAAGGAAAATAG
- a CDS encoding ABC transporter permease, with product MALRERPSRGAEQTMSTLATVATIGFVLIAMLLSLRLKLQLEGDMLLSTIRAIVQLLAIGYVLEFVFSSNHPLFIICILLIMLVVAAQNSAKRGQGVPYVFLRVLFTISLVSALTIGMMLAFGMLQWKPQAVIPISGMIIGNCMIVSSLLLNQMRERSASMREEILVALSLGATSRQASERLTRDAIRAGMIPIIDAMKTVGLVQLPGMMTGLIIAGTSPIEAVRYQLLIMFSYTAASALTSIILGFLIYPTLFTRAHQYIGWK from the coding sequence ATGGCACTTAGAGAACGGCCGAGTAGAGGAGCGGAGCAGACAATGAGTACGCTTGCCACTGTTGCTACTATAGGATTTGTTTTGATCGCCATGCTGCTGTCTCTTCGCCTGAAATTGCAGCTCGAAGGCGACATGCTGCTCAGTACCATACGCGCCATTGTACAGCTTCTAGCTATCGGATACGTACTTGAATTTGTTTTCTCTAGCAATCATCCGCTATTTATTATCTGCATACTGCTTATCATGTTGGTCGTTGCCGCTCAAAATTCAGCCAAACGCGGCCAGGGAGTTCCGTATGTATTCCTTCGTGTTTTGTTCACCATTTCACTGGTTTCCGCACTGACAATAGGAATGATGCTCGCATTCGGCATGCTTCAGTGGAAACCGCAGGCAGTCATTCCCATTAGCGGAATGATCATCGGGAACTGCATGATCGTCTCGTCGCTGCTCCTCAATCAAATGCGCGAGCGCTCCGCCTCTATGCGGGAGGAAATCCTTGTTGCACTTTCACTCGGTGCCACGAGCCGTCAGGCCAGCGAACGCTTAACCCGGGATGCCATACGCGCAGGTATGATTCCCATTATTGATGCGATGAAGACTGTCGGGCTTGTTCAACTACCCGGTATGATGACCGGTTTAATCATTGCAGGCACCAGTCCAATTGAAGCGGTACGGTATCAACTGCTTATTATGTTTTCATATACGGCCGCTTCTGCACTTACCAGCATCATACTGGGCTTTCTCATTTACCCTACGCTATTCACACGCGCACATCAGTATATTGGCTGGAAATAA
- a CDS encoding ABC transporter ATP-binding protein, which yields MSATDSVLQLLHVSKAYQNGSERMTPLNNVTVAVKEGAFITITGPSGTGKSTLFRLLTRLEEPDSGQIFYRNRPLTEQDPPILRRRVHYVFQSPVLFPGTVADNLSYPVQLAGETLPRSEMEALLTRVSLPASYLSRSIKELSGGEKQRVNIARSLSLSPDVLLLDEPTSALDHQSAAYIEHEILSYHKEGHTVLWITHSPEQAKRLGSSTWHLENGRVEERSRQ from the coding sequence GTGAGCGCTACTGATTCCGTGCTCCAATTATTACATGTCTCAAAAGCGTATCAGAATGGGAGCGAGCGCATGACGCCTCTCAACAACGTTACCGTCGCAGTAAAGGAGGGCGCCTTCATTACGATTACCGGACCATCAGGCACCGGAAAAAGCACCTTGTTTCGCCTGCTGACCCGCTTGGAGGAACCGGATAGCGGACAGATTTTTTACCGCAACCGCCCGCTTACAGAGCAAGATCCACCTATATTGCGCCGCCGCGTGCACTATGTATTCCAGTCTCCGGTCTTATTCCCAGGCACTGTCGCAGACAATCTATCGTATCCCGTTCAGCTTGCAGGAGAAACACTGCCAAGGAGCGAGATGGAGGCTCTGCTCACCCGAGTTTCACTGCCTGCATCCTACTTGTCACGCAGCATCAAGGAACTCTCAGGAGGAGAAAAGCAACGTGTCAACATCGCACGCTCTCTATCCCTCTCACCCGATGTTCTCCTGCTTGATGAACCAACCTCGGCATTGGACCATCAAAGCGCTGCATATATCGAACATGAGATTCTCTCCTACCATAAGGAAGGGCATACCGTACTATGGATTACCCATTCGCCTGAACAGGCCAAACGCTTGGGAAGCAGTACATGGCACTTAGAGAACGGCCGAGTAGAGGAGCGGAGCAGACAATGA
- a CDS encoding rhomboid family intramembrane serine protease, producing the protein MDTTLAQQYIWKIAYRLVAEEEYTLLGSGEGIIELVRQKGRELHYIQLRLADFLWTATLEYDLREGAAHMEDIRRQVNAKSIQGRIIYVCYEPVVEAMRESLSGRPGIDEKSVALTAIGYELEEKRWIGTWNKEKVRFFPPEFFDETTYGEAERPAAHWMHSIEQAEAAREQEVRAAFFYGKPRLTYFFLVIIIAMFILMELSGGSQNPQVLLFYGAKYDPLILAGEWWRFITPMFLHIGFMHILFNGVALYSLGSLTEQIYGSTRFFVIYMISGISGVVGSFAFSDNISAGASGAIFGLFGAMLYFGTQNKELFFRTLGTNILVVLGINLVIGFLSPGIIDNYAHLGGLFGGFFASAVVGLPKHEARIGVRVGAMVLLILLCWWGIQLGGL; encoded by the coding sequence TTGGATACTACATTAGCACAACAATACATATGGAAAATAGCCTATCGTCTTGTGGCGGAAGAAGAATATACTCTGCTCGGGTCCGGAGAAGGAATCATTGAGCTTGTGCGTCAGAAAGGCAGAGAATTGCATTATATACAACTTCGGTTAGCTGATTTTCTGTGGACTGCGACGCTAGAATATGACCTGCGTGAAGGAGCGGCGCATATGGAAGACATTCGGCGTCAGGTTAACGCGAAATCCATTCAAGGCCGCATCATTTATGTATGTTACGAGCCTGTAGTGGAAGCGATGCGTGAATCTTTGTCAGGAAGGCCGGGCATAGATGAGAAGTCTGTGGCGCTGACAGCGATTGGATATGAGCTAGAGGAGAAGCGTTGGATTGGAACCTGGAACAAAGAAAAAGTGCGCTTTTTTCCTCCTGAATTTTTTGATGAGACAACGTACGGAGAAGCAGAACGTCCTGCTGCGCACTGGATGCACAGTATTGAGCAGGCGGAAGCGGCGCGGGAGCAGGAGGTGCGTGCCGCATTTTTCTACGGCAAGCCGCGTCTTACGTATTTTTTTCTTGTTATTATTATTGCCATGTTTATTCTCATGGAGTTGAGTGGAGGCAGTCAGAACCCGCAGGTGCTGCTTTTTTATGGAGCCAAGTATGATCCGCTTATCCTTGCTGGAGAATGGTGGCGCTTTATTACTCCGATGTTTTTGCATATTGGTTTTATGCATATTTTGTTTAATGGAGTCGCATTGTATTCGCTTGGTTCATTAACAGAGCAGATCTATGGTTCGACGCGCTTTTTCGTTATTTACATGATCTCAGGCATCAGCGGTGTGGTTGGAAGCTTTGCGTTTTCAGACAACATCTCTGCGGGTGCATCCGGTGCAATTTTTGGTTTGTTCGGCGCTATGCTGTATTTTGGCACGCAGAATAAGGAGTTGTTTTTCCGTACGCTGGGTACCAATATCCTTGTTGTACTTGGCATTAACCTGGTGATCGGCTTTCTATCTCCTGGCATTATCGATAACTATGCGCATCTTGGTGGTTTGTTCGGTGGCTTTTTTGCCTCAGCCGTGGTGGGCTTACCTAAGCATGAAGCGCGTATCGGGGTGCGAGTTGGAGCGATGGTGCTGCTCATTCTTTTATGTTGGTGGGGCATACAGCTTGGAGGCCTGTAG